A single Streptomyces sp. 2114.4 DNA region contains:
- the snpA gene encoding snapalysin, with the protein MRSPKTALSAALGLGLVAALAAAAPVSAASPSPTHSSHSTPASIAAYNGSAAEKADTKAFFEAVVKSAKAKMKAHPGAASVTVTYDAGAAPTFAKQIAESASIWNSAVSNVKLQAGSGGDFQYREGNDARGSYASTDGHGKGYVFLDYQQNQEYNSTRVAAHETGHVLGLPDHYEGPCSELMSGGGPGTSCQNTKPDANESAKVDQLWANGLAGVHFGKAS; encoded by the coding sequence ATGAGATCTCCCAAGACGGCGCTGTCGGCGGCGCTCGGACTGGGCCTCGTCGCCGCGCTCGCAGCCGCGGCGCCGGTTTCGGCAGCTTCCCCCTCCCCCACCCACTCCTCCCACAGCACCCCCGCTTCGATCGCGGCCTACAACGGCTCGGCGGCCGAGAAGGCCGACACCAAGGCGTTCTTCGAGGCCGTGGTGAAGTCGGCGAAGGCCAAGATGAAGGCCCACCCCGGCGCCGCCTCGGTGACCGTCACCTATGACGCCGGCGCGGCCCCGACCTTCGCGAAGCAGATAGCCGAGAGCGCGTCGATCTGGAACAGCGCCGTGTCGAACGTGAAGCTGCAGGCGGGCAGCGGCGGCGACTTCCAGTACCGCGAGGGCAACGACGCCCGCGGCTCGTATGCCAGCACCGACGGCCACGGCAAGGGCTATGTCTTCCTCGACTACCAGCAGAACCAGGAGTACAACTCCACCCGCGTGGCCGCGCACGAGACCGGCCATGTGCTGGGCCTGCCGGACCACTACGAGGGCCCGTGCAGCGAGCTGATGTCCGGCGGCGGCCCCGGCACGTCCTGCCAGAACACCAAGCCGGACGCGAACGAGAGCGCCAAGGTGGACCAGCTCTGGGCCAACGGCCTGGCCGGCGTCCACTTCGGCAAGGCCTCCTGA
- a CDS encoding magnesium and cobalt transport protein CorA — protein MISNLRKAVRLPQPRTRGVDLSHPARSPLGTAVVNCAVYVDGVRQDGDHPADAAIRRVRESGSGFVWIGLHEPSEKEFAGIVELFGLHPLAVEDAVYAHQRPKLERYDDSLFTVFKTVRYVEHDRLTDTSEVVETGEIMVFTGTDFVITVRHGGHGSLGPLREQLESVPEQLALGPSAVLHAVADLVVDDYLDVAAAVSIDIDDVESEVFSVRGSGGAGRIYQLKRELLELKRAVAPLDRPMQELATQPMAQVEPRIKTYFRDVADHLDRVTEQITAFDELLNSILQAHLAQVTVAQNEDMRRISAWVAILAVPTMVCGVYGMNFDHMPEKHWTFGYPLVMGLIVTLCWVIHRGFKRNGWL, from the coding sequence ATGATCAGTAACCTCCGCAAGGCCGTCCGGCTGCCGCAGCCGCGCACCCGGGGTGTCGACCTCAGTCACCCGGCGCGTTCGCCGCTCGGCACCGCCGTGGTGAACTGCGCGGTGTACGTGGACGGCGTGCGGCAGGACGGCGACCATCCGGCCGACGCGGCGATCCGCCGGGTCCGTGAGTCCGGCAGTGGATTTGTGTGGATCGGGCTGCATGAGCCGTCCGAGAAGGAATTCGCCGGAATTGTCGAATTGTTCGGGCTGCACCCCCTCGCCGTCGAGGACGCGGTCTACGCGCACCAGCGGCCCAAACTGGAGCGCTACGACGATTCGCTGTTCACCGTCTTCAAGACGGTCCGCTATGTCGAGCACGACCGGCTCACCGACACCAGCGAGGTCGTCGAGACCGGCGAGATCATGGTCTTCACCGGCACCGACTTCGTGATCACGGTACGGCACGGCGGGCATGGCTCACTGGGCCCGCTGCGCGAGCAACTGGAGTCCGTGCCCGAGCAGTTGGCGCTCGGTCCGTCCGCCGTGCTGCACGCCGTCGCCGACCTGGTGGTGGACGACTACCTCGATGTCGCCGCCGCCGTCTCGATCGATATCGACGACGTCGAGAGCGAGGTCTTCTCCGTGCGCGGCAGTGGCGGCGCCGGCCGGATCTACCAGCTCAAGCGCGAGCTGCTGGAACTCAAACGCGCGGTGGCTCCCTTGGACCGGCCGATGCAGGAGCTGGCGACGCAGCCGATGGCGCAGGTCGAGCCCCGGATCAAGACGTACTTCCGGGACGTCGCCGACCATCTCGACCGGGTCACCGAGCAGATCACCGCATTCGACGAACTGCTCAACTCCATACTCCAGGCCCATCTCGCCCAGGTCACCGTGGCCCAGAACGAGGACATGCGCCGGATCAGTGCCTGGGTCGCGATCCTGGCGGTGCCGACCATGGTCTGCGGTGTGTACGGCATGAATTTCGACCATATGCCGGAAAAGCACTGGACGTTCGGCTATCCGTTGGTCATGGGGCTGATCGTGACTCTCTGCTGGGTGATCCACCGCGGCTTCAAGCGCAACGGCTGGCTGTGA
- the crcB gene encoding fluoride efflux transporter CrcB, with the protein MDERGRPAAPWQGQWPVIGVVAVGGAIGAAARYGAALLWPTANGTFPLTTFTVNAVGCALMGVLMVVITEVRAAHRLVRPFLGTGILGGFTTFSTYAVDIQRLVAAGRVAAALATLVGTVLVTLAAVWAGVTGTRALLQLRRRTA; encoded by the coding sequence ATGGATGAGCGAGGCCGGCCGGCGGCGCCCTGGCAGGGGCAGTGGCCGGTGATCGGGGTAGTGGCGGTGGGCGGCGCGATCGGCGCCGCGGCCCGTTACGGTGCCGCGCTGCTGTGGCCCACGGCCAACGGCACCTTCCCCTTGACCACGTTCACCGTCAACGCCGTCGGCTGTGCGCTGATGGGCGTCCTGATGGTGGTCATCACCGAGGTCCGCGCGGCCCACCGGCTGGTGCGCCCCTTCCTCGGCACCGGCATCCTCGGCGGCTTCACCACCTTCTCCACCTACGCCGTCGACATCCAGCGGCTGGTCGCCGCCGGGCGGGTGGCCGCGGCCCTGGCCACTCTCGTCGGTACCGTGCTGGTCACGCTCGCGGCCGTGTGGGCCGGGGTGACCGGCACCCGGGCACTTCTCCAACTGAGGCGGCGGACGGCATGA
- a CDS encoding oxaloacetate decarboxylase → MRYGQALRDEIAAEGTTPLIGVHDMHSASIAAAHYNGFFVSGFGFAASYYGLPDIGFIAWPDMVAFVERLRGAFPRHHLLVDIDDGYVDPEVACHVVQRLERTGATGVILEDQKRPRRCGHADGKLLLPLEEYLEKLNLVLASRTDLLVVARTDATEEDEMLRRAAALAGTDADVVLVDGVRSVEGIRRIRAVLGTKPLLFNQIAGGKSPRLSLTELTELGVDVAIYSTPCLFAAHRAMETAMAELKYADGRLPATGGSGGEIGVKEATELLARNISRHHPVRETVPA, encoded by the coding sequence TTGCGGTACGGACAAGCACTGCGTGACGAGATCGCCGCCGAGGGGACGACGCCGCTGATCGGCGTCCACGACATGCACTCGGCCTCGATCGCCGCCGCGCACTACAACGGCTTCTTCGTGTCCGGCTTCGGCTTCGCCGCGTCGTACTACGGGCTTCCGGACATCGGGTTCATCGCCTGGCCCGACATGGTCGCGTTCGTGGAGCGGCTGCGCGGAGCGTTCCCGCGCCACCATCTGCTGGTGGACATCGACGACGGCTATGTCGACCCCGAAGTGGCCTGCCATGTGGTGCAGCGCCTGGAGCGGACCGGCGCGACCGGGGTGATCCTGGAGGACCAGAAGCGGCCCCGCCGTTGCGGCCACGCGGACGGCAAGCTGCTGCTGCCGCTGGAGGAGTACCTGGAGAAGCTGAACCTGGTGCTGGCCAGCCGTACCGATCTGCTCGTCGTGGCGCGCACGGACGCCACGGAGGAGGACGAGATGCTGCGGCGGGCGGCGGCGCTGGCCGGGACCGACGCGGATGTGGTGCTCGTCGACGGGGTGCGCAGCGTCGAGGGGATCCGCCGGATCCGCGCGGTCCTCGGCACCAAGCCGTTGCTGTTCAACCAGATCGCGGGCGGGAAGTCCCCACGGCTCTCGCTGACCGAACTGACCGAACTCGGCGTCGATGTGGCCATCTACAGCACCCCCTGTCTGTTCGCCGCGCACCGGGCGATGGAGACCGCGATGGCCGAGCTGAAGTACGCGGACGGACGGCTGCCCGCCACCGGGGGCAGCGGCGGCGAGATCGGGGTCAAGGAAGCCACCGAACTGCTGGCCCGCAACATCAGCCGGCACCACCCCGTACGGGAGACCGTCCCGGCGTGA
- a CDS encoding LysR family transcriptional regulator, producing the protein MELEVRHLRALCAIADSGSVRKAARQLGMTQPSLTTQLHRIEKALGGQLFFREPTGSRPTPLGHAVLCRARPIVAEMRALIDEVASASHRDRGTRLHIGSTNSPAVAGWLRRLRVRLPDTDTTIRTDVSANALLHMVATGQLDAAFVHEVEGAPLRVPDGLVEHELIAREPQFIAVGAAHPAAGRTVIRVSDLADDQWMVDPTVDGEWAGLRRIWAAAGINPRVVHGDYLTTVDLVTAGEVVTPCQPTARSRHGMAIRPLYGDPLAVRLFMACRQEGTPAASADDLFADLTASYMETAWASEAYRTWLVQHNGPLPVGG; encoded by the coding sequence GTGGAGCTCGAGGTAAGGCATCTTCGCGCATTGTGCGCCATCGCGGACTCCGGCAGCGTACGCAAGGCGGCCCGGCAGCTCGGCATGACCCAGCCTTCCCTGACGACCCAGCTCCACCGCATCGAGAAAGCCCTCGGCGGCCAGCTCTTCTTCCGTGAACCGACCGGCAGCCGGCCCACGCCCCTGGGGCATGCGGTGCTGTGCCGGGCCCGGCCGATAGTGGCCGAAATGCGCGCACTTATTGACGAAGTTGCCTCGGCTTCGCACCGTGACCGGGGCACGCGGCTGCACATCGGCAGCACCAACAGCCCCGCGGTCGCCGGGTGGCTGCGCCGGCTCCGGGTGCGGCTGCCGGACACCGACACCACGATAAGAACCGATGTGTCCGCCAACGCGCTGCTCCACATGGTCGCGACGGGACAGCTCGACGCCGCCTTCGTCCACGAGGTCGAGGGCGCGCCGCTACGGGTCCCCGACGGCCTGGTCGAGCATGAACTCATCGCCAGGGAACCGCAGTTCATCGCCGTGGGGGCCGCCCATCCGGCGGCCGGGCGGACGGTCATCCGGGTGTCGGACCTCGCCGACGACCAGTGGATGGTCGACCCGACCGTGGACGGCGAATGGGCGGGACTGCGCCGCATCTGGGCCGCGGCCGGTATCAACCCCCGTGTCGTGCACGGCGACTACCTCACCACGGTGGATCTGGTCACGGCCGGCGAGGTGGTCACCCCCTGCCAGCCGACCGCGCGCTCCCGGCACGGCATGGCGATCCGCCCCCTGTACGGCGACCCGCTGGCCGTCCGCCTCTTCATGGCCTGCCGCCAGGAAGGCACCCCCGCCGCCTCCGCCGACGACCTGTTCGCCGACCTGACCGCCTCGTACATGGAGACCGCCTGGGCGAGTGAGGCCTACCGGACCTGGCTGGTGCAGCACAACGGGCCGCTGCCGGTGGGGGGCTAG
- a CDS encoding DUF190 domain-containing protein: MTHGTAHPGGAPALRLTVLVGEEDVWHHKPLYAEIVHRARHAGLAGASVFRGIEGFGSSGIVHTQRLLSLSEETPVAIVIVDAEERVRAFLPQLDELLADGGLVTLDPCEMISCRRTGGQGGTGAGEGGDG, from the coding sequence ATGACACACGGCACGGCACATCCGGGCGGCGCCCCCGCGCTGCGGCTCACGGTCCTCGTCGGCGAGGAGGACGTATGGCACCACAAACCGCTCTACGCGGAGATCGTGCACCGCGCGCGCCATGCGGGGCTGGCCGGGGCCAGTGTCTTCCGGGGGATCGAGGGCTTCGGCTCCTCCGGCATCGTCCACACCCAGCGCCTGCTGTCCCTGAGCGAGGAAACGCCGGTGGCGATCGTCATCGTCGACGCGGAGGAGCGGGTGCGGGCCTTCCTGCCGCAGCTGGACGAACTCCTCGCGGACGGCGGGCTGGTGACCCTCGACCCGTGCGAGATGATCTCCTGCCGGCGTACGGGCGGACAGGGCGGCACGGGCGCCGGGGAGGGCGGAGACGGGTGA
- the crcB gene encoding fluoride efflux transporter CrcB: protein MNWLLVVAGAMVGAPLRFLTDRYVQSRHDTVFPWGTFTVNVVGSLILGLLTGAVFAGVASSHVQLLLGTGLCGALTTYSTFSYETLRLAADRARASAVANVVVTVAAGLAAAFAGVAAGQAIWG from the coding sequence GTGAACTGGCTGCTGGTGGTGGCCGGTGCCATGGTCGGGGCACCGCTGCGCTTCCTCACCGACCGCTATGTGCAGTCCCGCCACGACACCGTCTTCCCCTGGGGCACCTTCACCGTCAACGTCGTCGGCTCCCTGATCCTCGGCCTGCTGACCGGCGCGGTCTTTGCGGGCGTCGCCTCCTCGCACGTCCAACTGCTGCTCGGCACGGGGCTGTGCGGCGCCCTGACGACGTACTCGACCTTCTCCTACGAAACGCTCCGGCTGGCCGCGGACCGGGCCCGGGCGAGTGCGGTGGCCAATGTCGTGGTGACCGTGGCGGCCGGACTGGCGGCGGCGTTCGCCGGGGTGGCAGCCGGACAGGCGATCTGGGGCTGA